A window of Bufo gargarizans isolate SCDJY-AF-19 chromosome 9, ASM1485885v1, whole genome shotgun sequence contains these coding sequences:
- the NOX1 gene encoding NADPH oxidase 1, with protein MGNWIVNNWVSAVILLAWLGLNIFLFIYFFMIFEKEKKYAYTRVLLGSALAWARGSAACLNFNCLLILLPVCRNLLSFLRGTCSCCRRSVRKQLDNNLAFHKILGYTIALLTAVHTIAHLFNIERFYDGAQSSKNTLQGMLSSIDNTTGDWINPIRSKSETPSYFGFTSIAGVTGVVITLALILMITSSTEFIRRCYFEVFWYTHHLFIIFFAGLLIHGVGRIVRGQTPDSLSSHSYDDCHDKYAVWKEKKGRDGDEDDDDDDCFMPSFEGNPPMTWMWIIAPIIIYILERCLRFYRSQQRVVVIKTVSHPSKVLEIQMQKRGFKMEVGQYIFINCPSVSRLEWHPFTLTSAPEEDMFSVHIRSAGDWTDNLIKACQETADNPPRLQVDGPFGTASEDVFKYEVSMLVGAGIGVTPFASILKSIWYKFQNEDHRLKTKKIFFYWICRETGAFAWFADLLRSLEQEMISSGKDGFLNYRLFLTSWDSSIAGHAIINFDVATDAVTGLKQKTSYGRPYWENEFSNVAESHPRSTVGVFLCGPQALAKTLQQCCHQYSSMDPRKVQFYFNKENF; from the exons TCTGCCCTTGCTTGGGCCCGAGGATCTGCTGCTTGTCTTAATTTTAACTGTTTACTAATTCTTTTACCTGTCTGTCGAAATCTACTGTCATTTCTACGTGGAACCTGTTCA TGTTGTCGACGCTCAGTGAGGAAACAGCTTGATAACAATCTGGCCTTTCACAAGATCTTGGGTTATACAATTGCATTATTGACAG cTGTCCACACAATTGCACACTTATTTAACATTGAAAGGTTTTATGATGGTGCACAGTCCTCAAAGAATACTCTTCAAGGAATGTTATCAAGCATAGATAACACGACTGGAGATTGGATCAACCCAATAAGATCCAAAAGTGAG acaccatctTATTTTGGTTTCACTTCCATTGCTGGTGTAACAGGCGTGGTGATCACGCTAGCACTGATATTAATGATCACATCATCTACTGAGTTTATCCGCAGGTGCTATTTTGAAGTTTTCTGGTACACCCACCACCTATTTATTATCTTCTTTGCTGGCCTTTTGATTCATGGAGTTGG TCGCATAGTTAGAGGCCAGACCCCCGATAGTCTTAGCAGTCACAGTTATGATGACTGCCATGATAAATATGCtgtttggaaggaaaaaaaagGTAGAGATGGTGATGAAGATGACGATGATGATGATTGTTTTATGCCTAGCTTCGAAGGCAATCCTCCAATG ACATGGATGTGGATTATAGCtccaattataatatatatacttGAAAGGTGTCTAAGGTTTTATCGGTCCCAGCAGAGAGTTGTTGTTATAAAG ACGGTCAGCCATCCTTCTAAGGTGCTTGAAATTCAAATGCAGAAAAGGGGATTCAAGATGGAAGTTGGTCAGTACATCTTCATTAACTGTCCTTCAGTCTCCCGATTGGAGTGGCACCCTTTTACTCTCACATCCGCCCCCGAAGAAGACATGTTTTCTGTGCACATTCGATCCGCAGGGGACTGGACTGATAATCTTATTAAGGCTTGTCAAGAGACAGCTGATAACCCCCCACG CCTTCAGGTAGATGGCCCATTTGGAACAGCAAGTGAAGATGTTTTTAAGTATGAAGTCAGCATGCTGGTTGGTGCTGGCATTGGTGTTACACCATTTGCCTCAATCTTAAAATCCATCTGGTACAAGTTTCAAAATGAAGATCACCGCTTGAAAACAAAaaag atttttttctactGGATCTGTCGTGAGACTGGAGCTTTTGCCTGGTTTGCTGATCTGTTGCGCTCCCTGGAACAGGAGATGATCAGCTCAGGAAAAGATGGATTTCTTAATTATCGACTCTTTTTGACGAGCTGGGACAGCAGCATA GCTGGTCATGCCATTATTAACTTTGATGTGGCGACTGATGCAGTTACAGGATTAAAGCAAAAAACCAGTTATGGGCGACCCTATTGGGAGAATGAATTTTCAAACGTGGCAGAGTCTCATCCCAG GTCTACAGTGGGCGTTTTCCTTTGTGGCCCTCAAGCACTCGCTAAGACTCTCCAACAATGCTGCCATCAATACTCTAGCATGGACCCCAGGAAAGTGCAATTCTACTTTAATAAGGAGAATTTCTGA